The sequence below is a genomic window from bacterium 336/3.
AGATAATGTACAAGGTGGAGTAAACTTTCATATTGGAGAACGTTTAGGTTTAAAAAATATAAAGATATTAGCACCTAAATCACAAATTTTATCCAAACTGACAACATTTTGCCCAAAAGAGCATAGCCAAAAGGTTTTAGATGCTTTATGGAATGCAGGAGCAGGGCAAATTGGTAATTATCAAAATTGTAGTTTTCAATTAGAAGGAACTGGTACTTTTCAACCCAATGAAAAAGCCAATCCATTTTTGGGAGAACAAGGTAAATTGGAAGAGGCATCAGAAATACGTATAGAAGTGGTTTTTCCCACATATTTGCAAAGGAAAATAATTCAAACACTTAAACAAGCTCACCCTTATGAAGAAGTAGCCTATTATCTCCATCATTTAGAAAACGAGAATCAAGAGATAGGTTCAGGAGCTATTGGAGAGCTTTCTAATGAGATGAATGAAAAAGATTTTTTAATTTATTTAAAAGAAAAAATGAATCTAAAAGTTCTGAAACACACAACATTACTCAATAAATCTATCAAAAAAGTAGCTGTTTGTGGAGGAAGTGGTATATTCCTTCTGAGAACTGCTATTGCCTCTAAAGCTGATATTTTTATTACAGCTGATGTAAAGTATCATGAGTTTTTTGATACTGAAAATAAAATAATTTTGGCGGATATTGGGCATTATGAAAGTGAAATTTTTACAAAAGAATTATTGCATAAGGTTTTATCAGAAAAATTTCCTAATATTGCAGTTCAAATTTCACAAACGAATACCAATCCTGTGTATTACCTTTAATGGCACAATCAATGGAAAAAACAGTAGAACAGAAATTACATGCTTTGTTGAAACTACAAAGCATTGATAACGAATTGGATAATATCAAAAAGCTTCGTGGAGATTTACCCAATGAAGTGCAAGACTTAGAAGATGAAATAGCTGGTTATCAAACTCGTATTCAAAGGTTTGAAGAACAAATCAAAGAGTTAGACCAAACCATCACTGATTTAAAAAACAAGAAAAAAGAAGCAGAAAAGCTTATTGACAAATACAAAAATCAGCAAATGAACGTAAAAAATAATCGTGAGTTTGATGCTTTGTCAAAAGAGATAGAATCAGAAGAATTGGAATTGGTACTTTGTGATAAAAGAACAAAAGAAGCCAAAGACAAAATAGAAAGCAAAAAAAATGAAATTGAATCTGTTAAGAAAATATTAAATGACAGAAACAAATATCTTCAAGAAAAACAAAAGGAGCTAGACCAATTGGTTGGTGAAAGTGAAGAAGAAGAAAAGGGTTTAGTTTCTGATAGAGATAAGCAAAAAGTTCATATTGACGAGCGTTTATTAACATCTTATGAGAAGATTCGTATAAACTCTTCTAATGGTTTGGCTGTAGTGATGGTAAAAAGAGATGCTTGTGGTGGATGTTTCAATATCGTTCCTCCTCAACGTCAAGTAGATATTAGAGAAAAGAAAAAACTTATCGTTTGCGAGCATTGTGGACGTATTTTGGCAGGTGTAGAAGAAATAGTAATTCAAGTAGAAGAAAAATCTACCAAAAAAAGAGGAGGAATCAAGAAACTTGCTGAGGAAGCTTAAAAAATAAAAGCCTATCAATTTGATAGGCTTTTTTATTATTCTGACTTTAAGGTTGCCAATATTATTTTATTTTCAGCAACTAAAGAAAGTTTTTTACCATCTTTTGAAGTAGAAAGAGTTTTCATTTCTGCCAAAGCTTTGAAGAAAGCTCTTTCTTGTGGCATAATTTCCTCGCAATACGCTTCTGTTGCAATCATTTCTGAAAGAGAAACTTTACTGTCTTCCAATTTGTACACACCTGAAAAGCTATTACACCCTGCAAAACCTTCAATTTTTTGGATTTCTTTGTTAAACTTCAAAAATACCTTTTTATCTTCTCCTTGAGAGTTTGTAAATGCTTTTCCATTTAACTCAACTAAAAACCATTTTTTATTTTCTATATCCATCGTTTTATTGGATTGAGGAGGTTGCTTACAAGCATAAGACATTAAACTGAAAAAGCATACCCAAATGAAATATTTCATACTATACTAATTGTTTAAGTGAAATTTCAAAAGCTTTTTCTGTGATTTGTGTTTTCTTAGGATTTGCTTCATAAACCTTCAAAAGAGCATTATGAATAGTATTAGAAATATCAGAGAAAATAGCTTCATCTGTAATATTTCCACCTCTTTCACTCATCAAATATGCAAAAGTTCTTGCCATACCACAATTTGCAATAAAATCTGGTAGTAAAGCTACTTTACTATCTACAAATTGAGCAATTTCTCCAAAGAAAATTTCAGGATCTGCAAAAGGTACATTGGCTCCACAAGAAACCACTTCTAAACCATTCTGAATCAGAGCTTCAGCCTGTTCACGCTTTACAAGCCTAGAAGCGGCAGCAGGAACAAAAATTTCTGCCCCCATACTCCATACTTTGGCATTAATTTCTTCAAAAGGAATTAAATTGTCTGCTACCAAAAAATTTGAACTTCTGTCTGCAAATAATTTTTTTATTTCATCCAAAGTCATTCCTTCGGGTTTCATAATACCACCAACTCTATCTATAATACCTACAATTTTAGCCCCCTCCTTTGCTAAATACAAAGCTGCTGTAGCTCCTACGTTTCCCCAACCTTGAATAATTACTCTTTTATCTTTTACATTTCCACCCCACAAAGTATAAAAATGTCTTGCAGCCTCTGCAACACCATAACCTGTAATCATATCAGCGACTACATATTTACGTTTTGCACCATCAGGAATATAATTAGAATCTTCGATTACTTTAGAAACACCTTGGCGTAATTGTCCTACTTTCTTAATTTTATCAGGTTTAGAAGGATTATAATGCCCATTTACGATACCTTCTTGTGGATGCCACAAACCATATTCTTCTGTAATAGGAATTACTTCATGGATTTCATCCACGTTCAAATCACCACCTGTACCATAATAATTTTTAAGCAACGCAAAAGCTGCTTTGTACCAACGCTTTAAAACATCATGTTTGCGTGGGTCTTGTGGGTCAAAATCAATACCTGACTTAGCTCCACCAATTGCAGGACCTGAAACAGTAAATTTAATTTCCATTGTTTTGGCTAAAGACTCTACTTCTCTACGGTCTAAGCCTTTACGCATACGTGTTCCTCCCCCTGCAGCACCACCACGCAAAGAGTTTATAACGATCCAACCTTTGGCTTCTGTTTCTGAGTCATGCCACTCAAATACGATTTCTGGGGCTTTGTTTTCAAATTTGGCAAGTAAATCTTTCATAAGTAAACAATATAACGACGTTGTATTTTGTGGGGATAAAATTGCACAAAAATCCTACATCAAACAAATATGTTCTGATAGAATTGAAAACTATTGAGGTTTGATATGAAAAATTATCAAGTATTTTACAAACCTAATTTATTTTTTAGCTCATAACTTGGATTTAGATAATATGCGTCATTTTCATCATCACCATCCTGAAAAACAACTTTTCCTGATTTTGCTATACCAATTACATTGGCTATACAATCTGCTGTATCATAAATACCTCCACTTCCAAAGTTTTCATCTTCGATTTGAAGTGTATTTCCTTTGAGAAAAAGAGTTTTAGAGAAACTTGGGTCGTTTCTATTTTGCTCAGGAATAAAAAAATAACATTTTTCTTCTTGAATGAGATAATCAAAAGCTATTTGAGCCAATTCAGGAGTTTCAAAAGTTAGCTTTCCTTTGAATATATAATACGTACTCATCACAAAATAAAGATTAAGATTTTTTAAATCTGTACCCAAGTATAACAGCAATGGTTTGATATTTGGAATTCCAATTCATGTATCTTGATAATACTTGTCTTTGAAAATGATAGCGAAACTCAATATTGTATCTGTTGTATAAAAAACCTGTTCCTAGAGCAAAGTTATTACCTGATGTAACCAATAAGTCTTCTCTATAAGATGAAAAATCTACTTTGGATTTTAACTGAAAATCCAATACATAAAGGGCATTTATAAATAATTTCGATTTTTTATTGAGATGAAAATAGTGTTTTAAGCCAACAGGTACTTCTATAGATTTATAATTTACACTAATATCTATAGGACGAAGAAAACTTTGATCATAGGAGTTTTTTATAATTGAACTAAAGTATTGAAAACTTGGCTCAACAATAATACTCCATTTATTTTTATTAAAAGGCAATACAATTTCACCAGAAAAACCAATACTACCTGTTAAACTACTTCCAAAATCAAAAAATAGACCTGAAACATCATTTTGGATTAATAACGTAGAATATCTAAGACCAGCTTTTACATCAAACAGAAGTTTTCCTTTCCTTTGTTGAAAATAATTATGAATTTGAGCAGACTTGCAAGTATTATATTTTATAAATAAAGAAATTAAGGCCTGTGTACTATAATTTAGCTTTTTAATATCTTCAATATCTATTAAAGAGCATTGAAAACTAGCCCAAAGTTGTTGTTTGTAAGATTCATTTGTAGCTATTAAATCGTTTGCTGTTCGATAACTTTTATAAACTAATTGTTTGATTGGCTGATGACTAACATTATAAAAAAAACGTCTCAAATTG
It includes:
- a CDS encoding NGG1p interacting factor NIF3, which translates into the protein MDTIKQITQFLEGIAPPAYQESYDNSGLIVGNYEAKITGVLTSLDMTEDVVDEAIKKKCNLIIAHHPILFKPLKSLTGKNYVEKTILKAIKHDIALYAIHTNLDNVQGGVNFHIGERLGLKNIKILAPKSQILSKLTTFCPKEHSQKVLDALWNAGAGQIGNYQNCSFQLEGTGTFQPNEKANPFLGEQGKLEEASEIRIEVVFPTYLQRKIIQTLKQAHPYEEVAYYLHHLENENQEIGSGAIGELSNEMNEKDFLIYLKEKMNLKVLKHTTLLNKSIKKVAVCGGSGIFLLRTAIASKADIFITADVKYHEFFDTENKIILADIGHYESEIFTKELLHKVLSEKFPNIAVQISQTNTNPVYYL
- a CDS encoding amino acid dehydrogenase produces the protein MKDLLAKFENKAPEIVFEWHDSETEAKGWIVINSLRGGAAGGGTRMRKGLDRREVESLAKTMEIKFTVSGPAIGGAKSGIDFDPQDPRKHDVLKRWYKAAFALLKNYYGTGGDLNVDEIHEVIPITEEYGLWHPQEGIVNGHYNPSKPDKIKKVGQLRQGVSKVIEDSNYIPDGAKRKYVVADMITGYGVAEAARHFYTLWGGNVKDKRVIIQGWGNVGATAALYLAKEGAKIVGIIDRVGGIMKPEGMTLDEIKKLFADRSSNFLVADNLIPFEEINAKVWSMGAEIFVPAAASRLVKREQAEALIQNGLEVVSCGANVPFADPEIFFGEIAQFVDSKVALLPDFIANCGMARTFAYLMSERGGNITDEAIFSDISNTIHNALLKVYEANPKKTQITEKAFEISLKQLV